Genomic DNA from Xiphophorus hellerii strain 12219 chromosome 16, Xiphophorus_hellerii-4.1, whole genome shotgun sequence:
GATGTTTTAAACCTTATGCTCTCTAAACTggctgcttttttcccccacatctGTGCGCTTCGAGCTTCCTCTGTGGAAGATTTTCTGACCTTGCCTGTGAGGGAGAGAGTCTGAGTGTTTCTCAGCAGGCGTTCCTGTTGATTGGACAGGCCTGGCTGCCTGGCTTGTTGGCCCTGAGTATCGCGGCCCTCTTCATCTGGCCCCCTCTGCTCCCTCCCGtcgacatttttaaaaaaaatgtatttattttttgttgttgttgtggctACCACGAGCCGCTCGCGATGGGTTTGCTTGCGCCGACAAAGAGGAAAAGGGAGCCTGCGTGAAATCgtcaatgaaaaataaaaggcagCGTAAAAATGATCCTCCGTTAAGGCGCTGTGAtgcagttgctatggcaactaTGATAGAAATAGACGTGCATCTGCAAGGGAATGAAATGTATTGAACTGTTGGTTGGGAACCGGGAAGATGTTAGTCCGTGATTGACGGGTTAAGTGTTTGGCTGAATGCGGACGGCGGGCGCCAActgtttgtgaataaaaagaTGGAGTCCGCCTTTCATCCGTATGCCGGTTCCACGTACGGACGCGTGTTGTGGCTGTAAGAGGCTGCATGTATGACACACTGCAGTGTATTAAAAGTGCAGCACCGCGGATTGGGGGGGCCATAGGGCACATCATTACGTTGGCTGGAGACTGTGCCTCGCTCGCGGGCCCTGTGTGAGTGCAGATAAGCCAGGCTAGAGACAACACAATAAATTGAACCAGGAGAAAGGTTTCTGTTTGTTGCGCCTCCGCTGTTGCAGTGGCAGTGGTAATGGACTGGGGAGTTAATACATGTCTTAAAAGTTTCCTTCGATTTGAGTAAACAAACCTTTTACATCCTCTGATGTAAATGAGGCTTGCAAACTTAAAGCTACTACCTTGATATATATGTTTAAATTCACTCTGTTAAGACCCTCCCCCTTTTCTCTGTAGTGACTGCAGCTGGTTCCCCACAACACTAGCCTGCATtgaatgctaaggctaattAGCATGGCCATTGATGCTAACTAgccagtaagttgtttctctgacCGTTGCACATTAAGCAGTGCTAAcgaagaccttcctcctggctctgactggttgtttctgaccaggagcGCTCACGactttgaacaaatatgtaaaaaacattattttgtttgaGTTGCATACTGTAGCCCTGAGCAGGATTTGTGGGATAATTGTGGGATGGTCCAGGTGCTTTTTTTACTACTGTATATTGTATTTTGTGAAATCCTACTGTCTAAATTCattctttatttgatttttggaTTTGAGACCAGTCAGTCAATGGTTATAGTCAATTATACCCAATATCTCTCTACTTGTGGTCCATCAGAGCCATCAGACGAGCAGGGTTAGCTCCAATGAAACCCGAAAGCTTTTAAGCAGTTGAAATCTGTCAGATTCTCATCTGCTATAATATTTACAAGCATCAGCTGATCAGCTCCGTTCTCTTGAGCCTCTCGTGATGTCATCGACTCAAATACAAAGCAGAGTCAGACatattctttcttcttcttctgttagCTTTCTACATGAAGTGTGTCGGCGGAAAtcccttcctttttttctttttatcgtCTCTAAAAACgtgttagattttattttttgctatctTTAGAACCTCAAACCAGTGCACCGTATTTCTCCCTCACAAACGTACCTCCATCTGTTGCCCTGCTCATTACAGACATAACCTTCTTTTATTGCTTTCAGTCCTGACTCCTCTCCATATTGCCTTTGTACCCTGGTGCCTTCATCAGGCTAATTCACTTTCACTTGacatgaaatatgaacaaagaAGCAGAGGAAACAGCATGcttatgcaaaaaataaaaaattttaaaaaaaattaaaaaaaatccatctgtaAGCACTGAtataatatttagattttgtgGCAGAAATACGCCAAGATCGATGAAAAAGCCAAAGCTTCACAGAAAGGAGGGGAAGGTGGAGGGATGTGATGGAGACAGATGAGGGAGGGGGGTGTGCAGGAATATGAGTGTGTATGCATTTTCAAGGCGGTCTTTCTGttgcaagaagaagaagaagaagaagaagaagaagaagaagaagaagaagaagaagaagaagaagaagaaaaacaggaaagcgAATATCTGGAGCTGCTGATGGAGGAATGGAAGTGCATTTCCAGTGACGGGAAGGCACGTCTGGACAGTCTGCGCGCGTTGAAGGAGGCTTGAGGGAAGAGAAAGCGATGCGTTTCATTTTAGTTGGACATAGGTGGAAGCACCTCAGCGGTGTGTGAACggagggggagagagaggggAACAAGAGCAGGGAGGGGGCGGGGGTGTATGGACCTCGCTGGTTACGGGACCCACAGGCACCCCGACTGAGCTCCGCTCTCATCATTTCTGGAGGTGTAAGGACaaaaggaaagagaagaagaaaaggccCGGGTTCTGGGTGTCGTGACGGGGCCCCCGACTTCGCCGCCGCCGCTTGGTTCGGGGTAGTCTGGGCTCGGAAGGCTGCGGGGGGAAAGCGGCGGAGCGGTCGACTCTAGGCTGGGGTTTCCTGCCACAGCAGCGGGATTGTCACAAAACAGCCTTTCACTCTTCGAGGGGCCTTGTATTGCTGCGTTTCCAGGTATGCCTTCAGAGTGTTAGCTAGCCCCGTCTCTCCGGCTGactttcctctcctctcctccggGGAACGtttgctgtgtttatttagggggggaaaaaaaacaacaacaactaaaagTCAGACTGCGAGAcggcagttttgttttttttttttttgtaacgcGGTAGTCACGGCAGGTCTCCTGTTGGGAGACgttatttctgctgctagctAACCCATTTACTGAGAGGCTCTGGTAATTTCCGAGGGAGTAACATCTGCACCTAATCACCTCTCAGTAGCTGCTCCTTTTTAGCCTGCTTTAACTATACGTTTTGTGTGCAGTGGCCTTTGTAATAACgcaataaacacaaacagaccGACTCAGGGATGCTATCGAGTGGTTCCATCTTAGCTAGCTCACAGTTTACGTGGCTAGCTCGCATATTTAATTGGAGATATCTGAGGTGTTTTAGCTAGGGCTAACCTGACAAGGCTAAAAGAGGCAGCAGCACTACAAAGCTAATTGTAATGCGTATTCTTTGCTACCGGCTAATGTGTAGCCGCTACATCTGCAGTGCAAGAAGCCCCCCAATGTGGTATTGATGGCAGTATGACAAACCTTACAAACAAACCAGAGCTAACGCTGGCTCATTCTCTGCAATAACACTGCGTCTGTTTGCATCAATTAGGCAGCTCTGCTGATGATTGACTGGCTGACAGGCTGCACTGAGACAGCcagatttttttacatatttttttttgtatttttttattgctgctgcACTGTTTTGTGGGCTGGAAATGCTGCTGCCTGGTAGTACACAATGAGATGTTTAGGGTTCCTAAACAGGAAGGGGAATACATGGCTACGATTTGATTGTTATCCAATTTTTTGAAATTTGGGAAAACGGGAacagaaaatgggaaaaaaaaaaaagtacagtttgTTGCATGTTCCATTGCCTTATTTGACACATAAAGGTTGTTCTAAGAAGTGTACTTGATTTAATTGTCCATCATCATCAAACAATTCTCCCCTTTTTTCAGTTGATCATCCATCCACACCcatatgtttattatttatcctCTGTTCAATATCCACGCATCTATACATTCATCTGTTATCTGGGGTTTTTTAGCCATAAATTTGAGTTCATCCTGCTGCCATTTATCTATTAGTTTGCCATCCATTATTTGTTTCTCAACCATTTTTATGTAGATaataaacatccatccatcatttctGTCCATTTTTTTGTTATCCATCCGTCCTTCTATTCATTGGCCATCCCTTCCCCCATCAGTCcgtcaatccatccatccagccgtCAGTCATACGccagtttcttgtttttgaagGTTTTGCCCAAAATCAAGTGAAAACTTTTAAGTTTGAAAAGCTATGTAGTTTCAACACGGGGTTTGAACAAATTAGTATAAACCCTGGATGTTGTGATCAATGAATAACTCCTCCAGAACTGCTGTCCTTCAGATTTGCGCTCCGAAATCAAACGCAATCAAAACGAAGCGGTCCAAGCCGCAGCGCCGCTCTGATTGATTGGCTGTTGTCGCTCGGGCTTGCAGCCCTTCCTGGCCCTGTTTTACCACATGCTTTGCATTCAGCAGCACACTCTTTACAGAGTGGCCTTTGTTTCAGAAGCCACGCGCAGTTGTATTGGGGGACTACTAACACTTTTACAATGCAGTTGAAGCAGATGAAGAGGCCTGTCCTCACAAATGGCAATTAAAGATACTGACCCCGCCCCCCCCCCCATGAAAGCTGGTGCGATCCTGCCTCCAGCTATCTCCCAAAACAAGTCCCAGTATTGGACATGTGATAAGGACTTTAGTTTGTCTCGGATCTTTCACAAGGTTATTTGTTTACATAATAAAAGCGAGTGTTTTGCGGATGTGTTACTCTGTCGGCTAAAATGAATCcccagctttttaaaaattgtattttattttttcttccaacaaATCTGTTTGCTATAGGCCACAGGAGACGGCGAGAGCATGTATTGTTAAAGCAAGAACAGATGCAACACTCTCACAGTGCATATTAAAATACGAGCAGGAATTTAATGCAGTGctcatattaaattaaaatccagtGATGACTTGAATGGGTAATATAAGTGCCATGTGGTAATGCTCATATCATTGTTGCTTCAGTAAACACTGCGTCCTGTTATTGAGCTGAAATTATACGGCAGTGTAGTTGCAACATCTTTAGGTATATTTGATTGTTTATATTAAATAGGTAAAGCTtcagcaataaaataaacatcccAAGTTCAGGAGGGctaaaaaatcataaaatattaatataaataaatagtttattaaaTGCATTATTGATACCTGTGGAGAGGCTCAAACCTTTTGGCCAGAGATTGGAATTGGCTAAAATTCCCTGAACAATTGGCTCTGATTGGGTGATTGTTGTTACATGTCAGATAAAGGTCTGGGACTgatgtttttatgcaaaaattGGGTTAATTGTTGATTTCACACGTTTTCTGTTGAATTACAATAGCAAAACTCTTATCAGTGAGCGAACAACACCTTATGTGTTATGGttcagaatcagcaggtcagaatTCAACGAAGTCCCAAAATCTGAATCggataaaaatgatcaaagtttCAGCTAAAATCTCTTGTTTTATAATGCATATTAGAATATTCCTCAAGTTCTGTTTAATTGAAAATTAAGAATGTTACACTTCCTTAGTCCTTTGacgtttcttttttcatttgttttccaggcCAACATCTGATGGAAACCTGAATGCTGTATTGTGTGCGGATTTACAGATAACCCAAACTGGAATTGATGGAATCTGAGGTGGAATAAATGGATTACCCTGTTTTGGAAAACTGTTGCCGTGGAGCTATTTGAAGTTAAATGACGGTTGACAAAGAACAGCAAATTGAATGCTGAAGGCGGCCGGGAGAGCACGGCCGCCTTCAGAGAAGTCTGAACAcaccccaaaaaaaaaagagtaccGCAAAAGGGACCAAATGCATCGACCGGTCAAATGagtgtaaaaataatttcatctgGCACCCAAAAGCTGACTAGACTATCCATGGAGACTTTGCTTTTTGGAATGATTAATGAGGATCACTGTTTAGACTTTTTGATTCTCTCCGGGTGGGTTTTGTGTCACACAGGTGTGAGTCAAATCCACAGACAGTCGCACACAAGAAGGAGCTAAAGGATCACTGCAACAGAGCAACTTGCGTGTGTCTTTTGAGACTTTTGTTTCTGAAGTTTtgaatttttacttttggattGGAACGTCTGTGGAGTTTATCCGTATGAAGAAAATCCCTGCTGGCCATGTGGAAGTCCATGATATTTCTTTCACTGTGCCAAACAAATTTCGCTTTTTGGAAATGAACTAATGCATCTCTGCATATCTCCTGAAAACTTTGGAGATTAGCAAACAATCAACAGTCACGCTGAACTGTTTTTTGGGGTTTACTGGTCACTGATAAAACTACAAAGAGTTCCACAAATAACCCCAGAGGAGGAGATTTTGATATCTGTGATATAAATGTATAGTTTTTACCATTTCTTGTTTTCCTGCCAGGCTGTTGACTCTCTTCATGGTTACTGCCATAAGCCTGCCAGTTTTTCAGTCTGAAGCATTCCCTTCTATTTACactcacagatttttttccttttttaaatctgaattcggggggaaaaaatgcagaatttcTCCAACAGCCCGGCTCCACCCTCAATCCCTCCTGGATTCAGCGGGAGGAGCGTGGGCGGACCGCCGTATCCCCCTCAGCCAGTGGAGCCCCAGATCTCTCCGAGGATGATGGAAGATTACGTCGggatgcagcagcagagcattCACAGAGGCCACCACCATCCGAGCCAAGCCAGCCACATGCTTGCGTTCGGCGTGAGGAACAGAGGAGCTTTGGAGCCTCCGCCAACACAGGGTAACGTCCACGCCGGTAACAATAACAACCCCTACAGGAAGGAGGCtatggagttttatttttcaatgggTGGAAAAGACAGACATAGGAGGGGAGGGATGGGCTATGGGGGAAGTTTTGGGTACCCCGGTATCGATGGACATATACCTCACCAGTATCGACATCCTGGATCCAGTTCTGTTACATCGTCTGGCCTGATGTCGCCATACCCAGTGGATTATGGCTCTAGTGCCGGTTCAGGGGGCGCTGCTGGAGCCTTCTCTCCTTCCCATCAGTACAATATGAATCAGAACCCTGTGATGCAGTCAGTTCCAGGCTCTCAAATGCAACAGCGCCAACATGGGCAGAGCTTTCCTCCTGTCCACCAGGCACAGCAGCAAAGAAACTACCCACACTCCGGGCACAGGATGACCCCACAGTACCATTACTCTCCACAGGGGGGAGCATCCACAGGGTCATCTGGAATGTACAGCCCACCTCTGCAGAGATATCTGGATGGAGCTGCAAACAGCAGCTTTGATCCTAAAGTCAACAGTTCCCCAAGTGTCAACACTAGCTCCAATTCAGTCTCTAGTACAGGCACTGCTAATAACGTGGGCCCTGTGGAGAATGTTCAGCAGAGCTACCCAGCTTCGAATTATTCCGGATATCTCCCACAGTCTCATTCACTTCACAAGCAAGCCACACTACAGCACAGAAACTCGCAGCACAGTTTAGGGGTTGGTTATGACGGATCTCTGAAAATGCCTCACCAGGGTCCGCCTGCAGGCGGCATTTTTGCAAAACATCATCAAACCTCCAACCCAAGTATAGCTCAGCCATCCTCCCAAGAAATAGCCAAATCCCCTATGCATTCTAATGCGCAGCAAactcaaatgaaccaaaacttTAGCCCGATATCAAACCCCTCCCCTGCTGCCTCTGCAGTTCATTCCCCCAGCTGTAGCTCTTCTCCTTCCCCTCTAATGGGGGTTTCTGAGGCACTTGGGAATGCCTCAAATCACGGCCCTCCCATGTCGAGCACCCGTAGCGGCCCTGGCCACAGTAGGCTACTGCAGACCGCACCTCAGTTGAGTCCCACACCCAACTCGAATAGCAGCGTCAGTAGTTGCGGCAGCAGTGGCAGCCACAAAGCTCACAGCCTGAGCGCAGTTGGGGGGAGCAGCCTACCTCCAGTGGGTCGAAATAAAATGAGCCAGGGATCCCGAGAGGAAGGCTCTTCTGTTTATTCCACTTCCTCTCTTGACAGAATGCAGGATGCCGGTCTGAACAGTCTCAATGCCTTGAGCTCCCAAGTAGCCAATTTACCGAACACAGTACAGCACATGCTCCTCACTGACACGGTGTTCTCGCACAAGAAGAGAGACGGCGGGCAAGCACCACACGCGGCGCACTGTGTGCCCCCATCGCAACCCAGGAGCCGGAATTTAAGTGCAGCCTCAAGCGGCAGCACAGTCAAAGACGTCAGAGCTGGTGACGGGGCAGAGGAAGACTCAACTCTGCTACCTGTTGGAGCCCCGTCTGGGACCAAAGTGGAGCCAGAGGAGCAGCTGGCTGAGAGGGAGCGGGGGAGAGCAAGGCAGGTGAGTGGTGCGAGCTCTGGGTCTGAAGTTACGAGCTATAATCCAACCCAAACGCAACCTGGACAGGCATGTAATGTTAAAATACTCGTCCTCGAATCACAGTcaaaagaagcagcagaaactaaaacaaaagaaattaacatTCCTTCATCAGCAGGATCTCTATCCTCTGAAGGTAGTCTAACTTTACATTCAGCACCACCAGTTTCCTcatccccctcctcctcttccaaTATTCCTCCTGCCACAACACAGAATTGTGTCCCAGAAACTGGTTTGGCATATAATGACCATAGAGGTGGagaaattaaaaaggaaagtgaAGCAGCAGCTGAGAAAACACAGAAGGTCAGCAGCCAAATGCAACAAGATGGAGGAATGAGTGCAAAAAATGGccaggaaaagaaaagcatgTTGCACTCAGAGTCCAAGTCGCACATTAacaaggaggaagaaaaacaggcaTTAGAGGAACAGCAAAACATCAGTAGCGTTGGTGTAATTGTTTCAAGTCACACTGACAAAAGTAAGCATCCCCAAGACAACTCTGTGGAAGAGAGAATGTCACTCTCTTATTTAAAAGAGGCAAGCAGTCATAATGGGGAGGAAGGTGTAGATCTTAGTCTGTATTCGTCCCATCATCAAAAGTCAAACAGTGGGAGGTCTCCGAATCCTCCCCAAACTGCTTCGCATAAATACAGCTACCCAGAATCAACATATGGCTCAGATTTGTCGATAAAAAACAGAGTGAGGGCCGGCACAGGCTCTGTAATGGAAACAAACCCCAGATTCTTTGGATACCAGCTCTcgcaggtcggttacagtcatGTGCATCCAAAAGATGGGTCCAGTTCTGGGGTTGAGATGCTAGTGAAGAGAGGTCATGGGGTGGGGTCTAAAGCTCAGGATGAGAACTCACAGATGCAGCAATTCCCAAGTCTCCTGCAAGAAGTTCTTCAGGGTTACAATTTAGACAGACGCTATAGTAGACAGGAGCAGACGTTCCCTGCACGTCATCAAGCCCCACAGCAGTTTCCATCTAGACATTCACTTGACATCACTGAGGGTTTGTCTTACTCGGCTCAAATTGTAAAGACCACAAATCAGAAACATGGAAGTGATCCGGATTTTGCCACAGATATTCAGTCCTTAGTAAAGTCAGAGGTCTCTAATGCTAAGATTAttcaaaatgctgaaaaacCTGACACGGGTGTGTCCCAGAGCCATTTAGCACAGACTGTAGATTCCCAGCAGCCCCCAGCTAAACACATCAACTTATCTGACTTCTCTATGCCGCAGAGAAAAACATTATCTAATGTACAAGAGCTCCTTTTGCAAGAGCCGGAACCGTTAACTCTCACTTCTCAAACCGAGCCCCAGAAATCAGGATCCACATTAGCCCCGTCGGAACGGCGATCCGTCATCTGCGACGTGTCGCCGAACCGACGTAGCACACCAGAGCGAGAAAGGGAGGGGGGGAAAGAAAAGGAACGGGAGAAAAGTCAGAGTGCAGCCTCGGTGATCCAACAACCATTTTCTTCTCCAGCTGCACCAAGTGATCTCAGTAAAAAGGATGTTATAGAAAAGCAAGTGAAAATGGAAATGGTGCACAAAGAGTCTGGAAATTCACAAAATGAGAATAATGGCAGTCAATCTGAGGCGGAGTATCATTCTAAACCTCCTCATTTGTCAAGTGGGGTAAGTGCTGACCCCTACAGGCGCGGCACTGTCGATATAACCCCCATGCCCTCACACCCTGTGAGCATGACTGCTTTGACCTCACCAACAAGGCATCACTCATATCTTCATGGAGTCGATCTTTCGTCCGGCAGCAGTGGTACATTTCCGTACCAATATGGAGACTCAAGAGAAGACAACGTGATGTCACGGAGTAATCTGCAGTTTTCCTCTCACCATCCCTTTCACCATTTACCTCCTCAGTCTCAATCCACCAGTAAACTTCAAATGTATCCGCATCCACGTGGCCCCCCACACCCTCCTCACGACATTAGTGAGTGGGTAAAAGCCATAAACAGGCCTCCGAAGGATATGATGATGATGCAGCATGGATCTTCTCCTGGGAGACACAAGGTTAACCAGTCAGAGCAGAGACAGCGATTAATCCCACTGGCTGACATCCAAGTTGAACACACGAGCAAAACTCAGTCAGTGCATCATCAAAATCCTTACCATGATATGAAAATATGGGAGTCTACACATCCTAGGAGAGAGGGCGCTCGGATGATGGAGGGAGACGCCTACTATAGAGCccaacctcctcctcttcctggccCTCCTCCTCTAGCTTCACACAGTCACGTTCCGACACAACTGACTCACAGCCACAATGCTGTCAAATCCGAGGAATCCAGAGGAGCTACAGAGGAGGCCAAACATACCTGCCCACCTTCCCCATCCATCTCCTCTAAGCCTCCTTCAGACACAAACACCACTCAGCCACAGCGTCCAACAAAAACCGGAGGTTCCGGAGACACAAATCCCCTGATTTTAAGAAGAAGGGTTCGCTCTTTCATATCTCCCATTCCTGCAAAAAGACTGCTCCAGGACGCACCTCAGCAGAGAGCCGCTACAAACTCTCATCACTCCCCTGGAGCTCAGTCTGAGCCCAGCCATCACAACGACGATGACTCATCCACCACAGAGGTGCCATGTCCTCGGCTCTCCTCCCCACAGCCAGGTGAGAACAGCTTCCTACAACCGCTGTCTCCTTCAGGTGGTAACACCAAGGTTTTGGCTGCCAGAAAAGGACGAGGCTTGAAACTGGAGGCAATAGTGCAGAAAATTaccccaaatattaaaaagccaGCAGCCCCTACCGATGATGAGTCAAATCATTACCCTGGTTTCTTGCACTCAGACATCCCAGCGTTTAATGAGTCACAGGATCAAGACTTGGCAAATTTCCCCAGGGTTGCAGGAGGAGAGGATAGTTACATGGATGAAAGTCATTCATTAAACAACATGATTCCATTTAGAGGAGTTGATGAAACCGGGCCTTTACCCACATCTTCCTTCCCATGTGAATCCCATCAATCGTCTCAAGTCAAGCAGCAAGACTTTGACTTCGGTTTAGGGGCCACCGTGGCGTCTGCATCAGGTGATAAGGAAGACTTTGCTTTGCTCGGCCCATTACCTCCTCCCCCACCTCTTCCCCGCCCGGTCCAGGGTTCTCCGCCTCCGTCTTCATCCGCCCTGTCGGACATTCAGCATTTTACAAACACATACCAGCAGCTTGAGACTCGAAGGGGAGAGCAGTCTGCTGCTAACCTCCTTCGACAGAAACTCCAAGAATCTGGCATGGGATTTGAGGATTACCCTGGCAGCGACTACTACGGGACCACCCCGCCCCACCAAGGCCACATGCTGAACAGACAACATCAG
This window encodes:
- the tcf20 gene encoding transcription factor 20 isoform X2, with the protein product MQNFSNSPAPPSIPPGFSGRSVGGPPYPPQPVEPQISPRMMEDYVGMQQQSIHRGHHHPSQASHMLAFGVRNRGALEPPPTQGNVHAGNNNNPYRKEAMEFYFSMGGKDRHRRGGMGYGGSFGYPGIDGHIPHQYRHPGSSSVTSSGLMSPYPVDYGSSAGSGGAAGAFSPSHQYNMNQNPVMQSVPGSQMQQRQHGQSFPPVHQAQQQRNYPHSGHRMTPQYHYSPQGGASTGSSGMYSPPLQRYLDGAANSSFDPKVNSSPSVNTSSNSVSSTGTANNVGPVENVQQSYPASNYSGYLPQSHSLHKQATLQHRNSQHSLGVGYDGSLKMPHQGPPAGGIFAKHHQTSNPSIAQPSSQEIAKSPMHSNAQQTQMNQNFSPISNPSPAASAVHSPSCSSSPSPLMGVSEALGNASNHGPPMSSTRSGPGHSRLLQTAPQLSPTPNSNSSVSSCGSSGSHKAHSLSAVGGSSLPPVGRNKMSQGSREEGSSVYSTSSLDRMQDAGLNSLNALSSQVANLPNTVQHMLLTDTVFSHKKRDGGQAPHAAHCVPPSQPRSRNLSAASSGSTVKDVRAGDGAEEDSTLLPVGAPSGTKVEPEEQLAERERGRARQVSGASSGSEVTSYNPTQTQPGQACNVKILVLESQSKEAAETKTKEINIPSSAGSLSSEGSLTLHSAPPVSSSPSSSSNIPPATTQNCVPETGLAYNDHRGGEIKKESEAAAEKTQKVSSQMQQDGGMSAKNGQEKKSMLHSESKSHINKEEEKQALEEQQNISSVGVIVSSHTDKSKHPQDNSVEERMSLSYLKEASSHNGEEGVDLSLYSSHHQKSNSGRSPNPPQTASHKYSYPESTYGSDLSIKNRVRAGTGSVMETNPRFFGYQLSQVGYSHVHPKDGSSSGVEMLVKRGHGVGSKAQDENSQMQQFPSLLQEVLQGYNLDRRYSRQEQTFPARHQAPQQFPSRHSLDITEGLSYSAQIVKTTNQKHGSDPDFATDIQSLVKSEVSNAKIIQNAEKPDTGVSQSHLAQTVDSQQPPAKHINLSDFSMPQRKTLSNVQELLLQEPEPLTLTSQTEPQKSGSTLAPSERRSVICDVSPNRRSTPEREREGGKEKEREKSQSAASVIQQPFSSPAAPSDLSKKDVIEKQVKMEMVHKESGNSQNENNGSQSEAEYHSKPPHLSSGVSADPYRRGTVDITPMPSHPVSMTALTSPTRHHSYLHGVDLSSGSSGTFPYQYGDSREDNVMSRSNLQFSSHHPFHHLPPQSQSTSKLQMYPHPRGPPHPPHDISEWVKAINRPPKDMMMMQHGSSPGRHKVNQSEQRQRLIPLADIQVEHTSKTQSVHHQNPYHDMKIWESTHPRREGARMMEGDAYYRAQPPPLPGPPPLASHSHVPTQLTHSHNAVKSEESRGATEEAKHTCPPSPSISSKPPSDTNTTQPQRPTKTGGSGDTNPLILRRRVRSFISPIPAKRLLQDAPQQRAATNSHHSPGAQSEPSHHNDDDSSTTEVPCPRLSSPQPGENSFLQPLSPSGGNTKVLAARKGRGLKLEAIVQKITPNIKKPAAPTDDESNHYPGFLHSDIPAFNESQDQDLANFPRVAGGEDSYMDESHSLNNMIPFRGVDETGPLPTSSFPCESHQSSQVKQQDFDFGLGATVASASGDKEDFALLGPLPPPPPLPRPVQGSPPPSSSALSDIQHFTNTYQQLETRRGEQSAANLLRQKLQESGMGFEDYPGSDYYGTTPPHQGHMLNRQHQMSSGRSSLSPTDSKPLENVVPKGYFPSGKKKGRPVGSVNKQKRAQTQVPVQAQAQIQPQSTALSVPPVPTTPPPPTPAPASTPPATQTPSSTSTPTIPTLSENTNTPPIAPPVLTQVVKADVESEDTQPETEAKQVRCRRRGVKVDGEALEARGRQRRRRRAPVPAAPPISKDEPDAPLGATGSFSTNRGCPDPNRKGLFIPHIHVEKKIPEIGAVCTIVNAEDDKMRGERSAAGGKAGGVGIDSLLTSALYSQLSRRDRELEKRETDEVETTLQSGKALPSSGYVVTGSVITETNHSGRLLCCLCQKWANYKHLGDLYGPYYPAEYAAKLPKNQPQIRQCQPSTGPNKTGPNLDTNALSTLQVTPTRLAQFNMPSSENDNFCSNPAERTAFTAPTEEMMMMMYMPGKLSNKTPLTWEKSPDLRPIPELKREPDLEGDQQQQQAQKPQQQLTDDTQQRPQHRKLTSHPRFKRRHKSSEDSPRMVPSNSKASLPFQPPPPALDSLGPLAQLAQLPQMPMDPEELWVHEGCIAWTSGVYLVNGRLYGLQEALDGARETSCSFCEMVGSTLGCYSKGCTLRYHYLCAIEADCSLNEDNFSLRCPKHKFTQSIRPAKPVYVEQSGRG